The following are encoded together in the Candidatus Flexicrinis proximus genome:
- a CDS encoding PIN domain nuclease, translating to MSLDFLSRMVGMVFFSILGARLGADTGPTIGLIQPAGGILFGLVGALVGLILTPWISLRPVRALRRMVNELSIDVLTMTLIGAGIGLVMTLLLAYPLSLLGGFVGALLPAIVSVTGTYLLATTFALRSREIWETVFSGASGQRKSLLAGPSRQVIIDTSALIDGRIVDVVRTGFLTGTIILPRFVLSELHHVADSSDTLRRNRGRRGLVKLNELQRSDYVVVKIVEDDFENIPEVDNKLVALAGRYEAAIITNDYNLNKVADAQGVLVLNVNLLANHMRSLYIPGESFHIHVFQEGREANQGVGYLEDGTMVIVEQGRQHMDRTIKVVATRLITRDTGRIIFALPEDEERKGTFTVDTE from the coding sequence ATGTCTCTTGACTTTCTCTCGCGTATGGTCGGGATGGTGTTCTTTTCCATTCTTGGCGCGCGGCTCGGTGCGGATACAGGCCCGACAATTGGGTTAATACAGCCGGCAGGCGGCATTCTGTTCGGCCTGGTGGGCGCGCTGGTAGGGCTGATCCTGACCCCGTGGATTTCACTGCGTCCGGTGCGGGCGCTGCGCCGAATGGTCAATGAACTGTCGATCGACGTGCTGACGATGACACTGATCGGCGCGGGGATCGGACTGGTGATGACGCTGCTGCTGGCGTACCCGCTGTCGCTGCTAGGCGGGTTCGTGGGCGCCCTACTACCGGCGATCGTGTCGGTGACGGGGACGTATCTGCTGGCGACGACATTCGCGCTGCGCTCCCGCGAGATCTGGGAGACGGTGTTCAGCGGCGCAAGCGGCCAGCGCAAGTCCTTGCTGGCGGGGCCTTCGCGTCAGGTGATAATCGATACCTCGGCGCTGATCGACGGCCGGATCGTAGACGTGGTGCGTACGGGCTTCCTGACGGGCACGATTATTCTGCCGCGCTTCGTCCTGAGCGAACTGCATCATGTGGCGGATTCGTCGGATACGCTGCGGCGCAACCGGGGCCGGCGGGGGCTGGTGAAGCTGAACGAGCTGCAGCGCAGCGATTACGTGGTAGTGAAGATCGTCGAGGACGATTTTGAGAATATCCCGGAAGTGGACAATAAGCTGGTGGCGCTGGCCGGGCGTTACGAGGCCGCGATCATCACCAACGATTACAACCTGAATAAGGTGGCCGACGCGCAGGGCGTACTGGTGCTGAACGTCAACCTGCTGGCCAACCACATGCGCAGCCTGTATATCCCCGGCGAGTCGTTCCACATTCATGTGTTCCAGGAAGGCCGGGAAGCCAACCAGGGCGTCGGTTATCTGGAAGACGGCACGATGGTGATTGTCGAGCAGGGGCGCCAGCACATGGACCGGACGATCAAGGTGGTCGCCACGCGGCTGATCACGCGCGATACAGGCCGGATTATCTTTGCCCTTCCCGAGGACGAAGAGCGTAAAGGCACTTTCACGGTAGACACGGAGTAG
- a CDS encoding NADP-dependent malic enzyme, whose protein sequence is MSISKHDSLEYHRQGRPGKIEVVPTKPVNTQRELSMAYTPGVADAVTAIKDDPLEVYSLTAKANLVGVVSNGTAILGMGNLGPEASKPVMEGKGVLFKRFADIDVFDIEINASTPDEIVAVVRAMAPTFGGINLEDIKAPECFEVEQRLRAELDIPVFHDDQHGTAIITGAALLNALEVTGKDIATLRIVIIGAGAAGIASGEFYVGLGVRRENVTMVDIHGVVYKGREVEMDPYKEKFAQDTEKRTLAEALAGADMVLGLSAADVIKPEMLGAMNPSPIIFALANPRPEIMPDMCREARPDAIIATGRTDFPNQVNNVLGFPFMFRGALDVYATQINEQMKLAACHALARLAHEDVPDSVLSSYGLQSLKYGPEYLIPKPFDPRVLLWVAPAVAKAAMESGVARRQIDLETYKHDLIRRQGYGQQFRYTLFNKVKLRPMQRIVFAEGEESKIIRAAHRVLEEGIGTPILLGDAAKIQATVADLNFDWNPTVVNPVTDPNRIGYFDALYKLRQRKGANQHIVRSMLRSVNFYGPMMVRAGDADAFVSGLTREYPDVARPALQLFGTRPGTRHSSGVYIMVIKGRVYFFTDTTINIDPDAETLAEIATLANDFARSLDFTPRVAMLSFSNFGSVRHPLADKMHEAVDIVQRQRPDIVIDGEMQADTAVVEKIVEDRFPFSRVRDANVLVFPGLSSANIAYKLLARLTDAEAIGPVLLGMGWPCQVVQAGDDVESIVALTAFAALDAQRRAAENA, encoded by the coding sequence ATGTCTATCTCAAAACACGACTCTTTGGAATACCACCGGCAGGGGCGGCCGGGGAAAATTGAGGTCGTTCCCACCAAGCCCGTGAACACCCAGCGCGAGCTCTCGATGGCCTATACCCCTGGCGTTGCCGATGCCGTCACGGCCATCAAGGACGATCCGCTCGAAGTATACAGCCTGACCGCCAAGGCCAATCTGGTGGGCGTGGTGAGCAACGGCACGGCGATCCTGGGCATGGGAAACCTGGGGCCGGAAGCGTCGAAACCGGTGATGGAAGGCAAAGGCGTGCTGTTTAAGCGCTTCGCCGACATCGACGTGTTCGACATCGAGATCAATGCCAGCACGCCGGACGAGATCGTTGCGGTTGTCCGTGCGATGGCTCCGACCTTTGGCGGCATCAACCTGGAAGACATCAAGGCGCCGGAGTGCTTCGAGGTGGAACAGCGCCTGCGCGCCGAACTGGACATCCCGGTCTTTCATGACGACCAGCACGGCACCGCGATCATCACCGGCGCGGCGCTCCTCAATGCGCTCGAAGTCACCGGCAAGGACATCGCCACGCTCCGCATCGTCATCATTGGGGCGGGAGCGGCGGGGATCGCCAGCGGCGAATTCTACGTAGGGCTGGGCGTGCGGCGCGAAAACGTCACGATGGTCGACATTCACGGCGTGGTTTATAAGGGCCGCGAAGTCGAGATGGATCCGTATAAAGAGAAGTTCGCGCAGGACACGGAAAAGCGCACACTGGCCGAGGCTTTGGCGGGCGCAGACATGGTGCTTGGCCTGAGCGCCGCCGACGTGATCAAGCCGGAAATGCTGGGAGCCATGAACCCCAGCCCGATTATCTTCGCGCTGGCGAACCCGCGCCCCGAAATCATGCCGGACATGTGCCGCGAGGCGCGGCCTGACGCGATCATCGCCACCGGGCGTACGGACTTTCCGAACCAGGTCAACAACGTGCTGGGCTTCCCGTTCATGTTCCGCGGCGCGCTGGACGTATACGCGACGCAGATCAACGAACAGATGAAGCTGGCGGCCTGCCATGCGTTAGCGAGGCTGGCGCACGAGGACGTTCCTGACAGCGTGCTGTCGAGCTACGGGCTGCAAAGCCTGAAGTACGGGCCGGAATACCTGATCCCCAAGCCGTTCGACCCGCGCGTCCTGTTATGGGTGGCGCCAGCGGTGGCGAAGGCCGCGATGGAGAGCGGCGTCGCGCGGCGACAGATCGACCTCGAAACGTACAAACACGACCTGATCCGCCGGCAGGGTTACGGCCAACAGTTCCGTTACACCCTGTTCAACAAAGTGAAGCTGCGCCCGATGCAGCGCATCGTTTTTGCCGAGGGCGAGGAATCGAAGATCATCCGGGCTGCACACCGCGTCCTTGAAGAAGGGATCGGCACGCCGATTTTGCTGGGCGACGCGGCCAAGATCCAGGCGACGGTTGCTGACCTGAATTTCGACTGGAACCCGACGGTGGTCAATCCGGTTACCGATCCTAACCGCATCGGCTATTTCGACGCGCTGTACAAGCTGCGCCAGCGCAAGGGCGCCAACCAGCACATCGTGCGATCGATGCTGCGCTCGGTCAATTTCTACGGGCCGATGATGGTGCGCGCGGGGGATGCCGACGCCTTCGTCAGCGGCCTGACGCGCGAATACCCCGATGTGGCCCGCCCCGCGCTGCAGCTGTTCGGCACGCGGCCCGGCACCCGGCACTCCAGCGGCGTGTACATTATGGTGATCAAGGGCCGGGTGTACTTCTTCACCGATACGACGATCAATATCGATCCTGACGCCGAGACACTGGCCGAGATCGCGACACTGGCGAACGACTTCGCCCGGTCGCTCGACTTTACGCCGCGGGTGGCGATGCTCAGCTTCAGCAACTTTGGCAGCGTGCGGCATCCGCTGGCCGACAAGATGCACGAGGCGGTCGATATCGTGCAGCGCCAGCGCCCCGACATTGTGATCGATGGCGAGATGCAGGCGGATACGGCGGTAGTCGAGAAGATCGTCGAAGACCGTTTCCCGTTCAGCCGCGTGCGTGATGCCAATGTGCTGGTCTTCCCTGGCCTGAGCAGCGCGAACATCGCCTACAAGCTGCTGGCGCGACTGACGGATGCCGAGGCGATCGGGCCTGTGCTGCTGGGGATGGGCTGGCCGTGCCAGGTGGTGCAAGCGGGCGACGATGTGGAGTCGATCGTGGCGCTGACGGCATTTGCGGCGCTCGATGCCCAGCGCCGCGCGGCGGAGAACGCCTAA
- a CDS encoding cold-shock protein, with protein MARTTGTVKWFNGEKGYGFITPESGADLFVHYSEIQSSGFRTLNEGDKVEFEITDGKKGKQASAVKVLNS; from the coding sequence ATGGCTCGTACTACCGGTACTGTCAAGTGGTTCAATGGCGAAAAAGGCTATGGCTTCATCACCCCCGAGAGCGGCGCGGATCTGTTCGTCCACTACTCGGAAATTCAGTCGAGCGGCTTCCGCACGCTGAATGAAGGCGATAAGGTCGAGTTTGAAATCACCGATGGCAAGAAGGGCAAGCAGGCCAGCGCCGTTAAGGTCCTGAACAGCTAG
- a CDS encoding SH3 domain-containing protein: MPRIVRMNSELRKWMRAGLVLSMACALAACVQPPAAEIIPTSTLAPLVTLTPRATATLAVTRTPLPTLTHTPSITAVPPTVTNTLTPSPTPPIMGIVTSLQTVNVRIGPGASYGALVALVPGTEVQIIGVDESGRWYNIRMEDGRIGWINSPLLRIDPTATTFPTITPPPDETALAQGSPLPTALIGGGTVTPTPPSGNPATATLALDLPDMPPTSTLEGQAPATPDLPIIDFNPINGTSTALAAVLGTPVPTSSGLNATPLGATETNAPIPTNSGPITAPTTSGEPVIQRGVDLYVNCDAPPRPSLRAPANLAAGSTAEVYWYWYARTEEQIQQHLNTAQYEIRINGQLINQPLEYAQPVRSSGDFVVDYFYPTGELAAGTYKIEYRVTWSEQIYDGYNFFGPGTNTLEETGSCTFVVR, encoded by the coding sequence ATGCCGCGTATTGTACGGATGAACAGCGAATTGCGGAAGTGGATGCGTGCTGGCCTGGTGCTGAGCATGGCATGCGCCCTGGCGGCGTGCGTTCAGCCGCCGGCGGCTGAAATCATCCCGACCAGCACCCTGGCACCGCTGGTGACGCTGACTCCGCGCGCGACCGCCACCCTTGCCGTCACCCGGACGCCGCTGCCGACGCTGACCCATACCCCTTCGATCACGGCCGTGCCGCCGACAGTAACGAACACACTCACACCGTCGCCCACACCGCCGATCATGGGGATCGTGACCTCGCTCCAAACGGTCAACGTGCGGATCGGTCCGGGTGCAAGCTACGGTGCGTTGGTCGCGCTGGTGCCAGGCACCGAGGTTCAGATCATCGGGGTCGATGAGAGCGGCCGCTGGTATAACATCCGGATGGAAGACGGCCGTATCGGCTGGATCAATTCTCCGCTCCTGCGGATCGACCCGACCGCGACGACCTTCCCGACGATTACGCCCCCGCCTGACGAGACGGCTCTGGCGCAGGGCAGCCCACTGCCGACTGCGCTCATCGGCGGCGGCACGGTGACCCCGACGCCGCCCTCCGGCAATCCCGCAACGGCTACACTGGCGCTGGATCTGCCTGACATGCCGCCAACCAGTACGCTTGAAGGGCAGGCGCCGGCCACGCCGGACCTCCCGATCATCGACTTCAATCCGATTAACGGCACCTCTACCGCGCTGGCCGCTGTGCTGGGTACGCCGGTTCCGACCTCCTCCGGACTGAACGCGACGCCCCTGGGCGCGACCGAGACGAATGCTCCCATTCCGACCAACAGCGGTCCGATCACCGCGCCGACCACCAGCGGCGAACCTGTCATTCAGCGCGGCGTCGACCTGTATGTCAACTGCGATGCGCCGCCGCGGCCCAGCCTGCGCGCGCCGGCCAATCTTGCCGCAGGGTCAACCGCGGAAGTGTACTGGTACTGGTACGCGCGCACCGAAGAACAGATTCAGCAGCACCTGAACACGGCTCAATACGAAATCAGGATCAACGGCCAGCTGATTAACCAGCCGCTGGAATATGCACAGCCGGTTCGGAGTTCAGGCGATTTCGTGGTCGACTATTTCTACCCGACCGGGGAGCTGGCGGCCGGCACCTATAAGATCGAATACCGGGTCACGTGGAGCGAGCAGATCTACGACGGGTACAACTTCTTCGGGCCGGGGACCAACACGCTTGAGGAGACGGGTTCCTGTACATTCGTGGTGCGCTGA
- a CDS encoding DVUA0089 family protein produces the protein MSRRSLLIVFCSLLLVLLALPASAQSKSGTLPAPLVAPSNDNFIARAGITWTNDYSSNTVDATIETGEVTHPCRAGGASAGSQSVWYSFYVPAGTVTLKTEGSTGVGADTLLSVWQGSNLETLVNVACDDDGGVSATSLITTALTAGQYHVQISRYSTTPTAAAGTYNLTMSFVPSGPVPSNDVRANATVIGLPDAVFVQNMDNASIDADDTSTSCTSFENAHSVWFRLVLAAPKQVYFWTSGDISDTVLTVYHNPSVGVYTSIACNDDITNTSRQAGILITLDPGTYYIRMASYSSTGYTGASSAFFHASLETVTNGGFETDDATWLVTGATGDKRKCNAIVTITDYGQCAFVFKGGVAEASTISQPILTPGSFTPSGNTPILLHFMSKGSAATQLKAIVKLKYTVGDPVKCKLSKSIEAGWQYNSKVCIVSTLNLTSAKILFRHTSLTNKVRLDDIGVSLGELLVRDARQDAPSGVLPPPAAPTGFRGGN, from the coding sequence ATGTCTCGCAGATCGCTTCTCATCGTCTTCTGTAGTCTTTTACTCGTACTTCTGGCCCTTCCTGCATCTGCACAATCCAAATCCGGCACGCTGCCCGCTCCCCTGGTCGCCCCATCGAATGACAACTTTATCGCCAGGGCCGGCATCACCTGGACGAATGACTACTCCTCCAACACGGTCGATGCGACGATTGAGACCGGAGAGGTGACGCACCCGTGCCGAGCCGGCGGAGCAAGTGCCGGCTCGCAGAGCGTCTGGTACAGCTTCTATGTCCCCGCCGGCACCGTCACGCTCAAAACGGAAGGTTCCACAGGCGTCGGCGCCGACACCCTCTTGAGCGTCTGGCAAGGATCAAACCTGGAGACGCTCGTAAACGTCGCATGCGACGACGACGGTGGTGTCTCAGCAACCTCACTCATCACCACAGCGCTCACTGCCGGGCAGTACCACGTCCAGATCTCGCGGTACTCGACTACGCCGACTGCTGCTGCAGGAACATATAACCTCACGATGAGTTTTGTGCCGAGCGGCCCCGTCCCAAGCAATGACGTCCGCGCGAACGCGACCGTCATCGGGCTGCCCGATGCCGTGTTTGTCCAAAACATGGACAATGCGTCGATCGATGCCGACGACACGAGCACGAGCTGCACGAGTTTCGAGAACGCACACAGCGTATGGTTCAGGCTGGTGCTTGCGGCGCCCAAACAGGTCTATTTTTGGACGTCCGGCGATATCAGCGATACAGTCCTGACCGTCTACCATAACCCTTCGGTTGGCGTCTACACCTCGATTGCGTGTAACGATGACATCACAAATACCAGCCGGCAAGCCGGAATCCTGATTACACTTGACCCTGGAACGTACTACATCCGGATGGCCTCGTACTCCAGCACAGGGTATACCGGCGCATCGTCGGCGTTCTTCCACGCGTCGCTGGAGACGGTGACCAACGGCGGCTTCGAAACCGACGATGCGACCTGGCTGGTAACGGGCGCGACCGGCGACAAGCGCAAGTGCAATGCGATCGTGACGATCACGGACTACGGCCAGTGCGCGTTTGTGTTCAAGGGCGGCGTGGCCGAGGCCTCGACGATCAGCCAGCCGATCCTGACCCCTGGATCGTTTACGCCGTCAGGCAATACACCAATCCTGCTGCACTTCATGTCCAAAGGATCGGCTGCGACGCAACTGAAGGCCATCGTCAAGCTGAAATACACCGTCGGCGATCCGGTCAAATGCAAGCTGTCGAAGTCGATTGAAGCCGGCTGGCAGTACAACAGCAAGGTGTGCATCGTCTCAACGCTGAACCTGACCTCGGCCAAGATCCTATTCCGGCATACGAGCCTGACGAACAAGGTCCGGCTGGACGACATCGGCGTTTCGTTGGGCGAGCTGCTGGTGCGCGACGCACGGCAAGACGCGCCCTCCGGCGTGCTGCCGCCGCCCGCTGCTCCAACCGGTTTCCGCGGCGGCAACTGA
- a CDS encoding glycosyltransferase family 1 protein — protein MRAVLFTDTFLPKIDGIVTVIRLLLEHLQRRGVTVMLVCPDLGEIDEYAGARIVRVPGVPFPLYPGLKFAWPLYGIYRQVRAFKPDVAHFIHAGFTPGSGMLMALRLGTPRVVSFHLDYAKLAPHFGMGWSRPVINGLTRLMFNRADACLAPSKAMLERMREIGIRPPTRVWGRGVDTDVFHPRFRSAEMRARLSDGHPDDLLMLYVGRLSSEKRLGDLRAVLERISGTRLALVGDGPERAGLETHFRGLPAHFAGYLTDEALSQAYASADVFVFPSQLETFGLAATEAMASGVPVVGARVGGIPDVVQEGVTGYTFAPGDVEALVQAVRRVAMDRDRLPEMAAAARSFAETQTWEAMMDGVIDLYNEVIGMHSRG, from the coding sequence ATGCGCGCAGTCCTATTTACCGATACCTTTTTACCCAAGATCGACGGCATCGTGACCGTGATCCGGCTGCTACTGGAACATCTGCAGCGGCGCGGCGTTACGGTGATGCTGGTCTGCCCGGACCTGGGCGAGATCGACGAGTACGCCGGCGCGCGGATCGTGCGTGTTCCTGGCGTGCCGTTCCCACTATATCCCGGGCTCAAGTTTGCGTGGCCGCTGTACGGCATATACAGGCAGGTGCGGGCGTTCAAGCCGGACGTGGCGCACTTCATCCATGCGGGATTTACGCCGGGGAGCGGTATGCTGATGGCACTGCGGCTGGGGACGCCGCGGGTCGTCTCGTTCCACCTAGATTATGCCAAGCTCGCGCCGCATTTCGGGATGGGCTGGTCGCGGCCGGTGATCAACGGGCTTACGCGGTTGATGTTCAACCGGGCGGACGCTTGCCTGGCGCCGTCGAAGGCGATGCTGGAGCGGATGCGGGAAATCGGCATCCGGCCGCCGACACGGGTGTGGGGGCGCGGGGTGGATACGGACGTGTTCCACCCGCGATTCCGGTCGGCGGAAATGCGGGCGCGGCTGAGTGACGGCCACCCGGACGACCTGCTGATGTTGTATGTCGGACGGCTGTCGTCCGAAAAGCGGCTGGGCGACCTGCGGGCTGTGCTGGAGCGGATCAGCGGGACGCGGCTGGCGCTGGTGGGAGACGGGCCGGAAAGGGCGGGGCTGGAGACGCACTTCCGCGGACTGCCGGCGCACTTCGCGGGGTATCTGACCGACGAAGCGCTGAGTCAGGCGTATGCGAGCGCAGACGTATTTGTGTTTCCGTCGCAACTGGAGACGTTCGGGCTGGCGGCGACCGAGGCGATGGCGTCGGGCGTGCCGGTGGTCGGCGCGCGGGTGGGCGGCATCCCGGATGTGGTACAGGAAGGCGTGACGGGGTATACGTTCGCCCCGGGAGACGTGGAGGCGCTGGTTCAGGCCGTGCGACGGGTCGCGATGGATCGGGACCGTCTGCCGGAAATGGCGGCGGCGGCCCGGTCATTTGCGGAGACGCAGACGTGGGAGGCGATGATGGATGGCGTGATCGACCTCTATAATGAAGTCATTGGCATGCACAGCAGAGGATGA
- a CDS encoding NUDIX hydrolase, whose product MSVRSFTYCPDCGARLETRIQEERPRDYCPVCKRFHYQHLKVGAGAVIVSDGRLLLLQRSAAPFRGSWNLPAGYVEADESPNQAVVREVSEEVGLSVEVERLLEVYYFDDDPRGNGIFIVFQCRILNGEVGVSPEAQAARFFAPSDLPEELAGGGHDRAVREWARYIASP is encoded by the coding sequence ATGTCTGTACGAAGCTTCACTTACTGCCCCGATTGCGGCGCCCGGCTCGAAACCCGCATCCAGGAAGAACGTCCGCGCGATTACTGCCCGGTGTGCAAGCGGTTCCATTATCAGCATCTCAAGGTGGGTGCGGGGGCCGTGATCGTCAGCGACGGCCGCCTGCTGCTGCTTCAGCGTAGTGCAGCGCCGTTCCGCGGGAGCTGGAACCTGCCGGCCGGATATGTCGAGGCCGACGAAAGTCCCAATCAAGCCGTGGTACGCGAAGTGTCTGAGGAAGTTGGCCTGAGCGTGGAAGTCGAGCGCCTTCTCGAAGTCTACTACTTCGATGACGACCCGCGGGGAAACGGCATCTTTATCGTCTTCCAGTGCCGGATCCTAAACGGGGAAGTTGGCGTCTCACCAGAGGCGCAGGCCGCACGGTTTTTCGCCCCAAGCGACCTGCCGGAGGAACTCGCCGGCGGCGGGCATGATCGGGCTGTCAGAGAATGGGCGCGTTACATCGCTTCGCCCTGA
- a CDS encoding SGNH/GDSL hydrolase family protein, with amino-acid sequence MAWQHYVAIGDSLTAGTGDPVPGIEHLSWSDRLAAALGQLHPGFEYHNLAVRGKTTGDMLAEQLPAALGLRPDLVSILAGGNDVRSPSWTPEHYRANLIRLVEPFMAFDTTLFLVAMIDNWASLPTGIRERQRPLYDRIAQVNQVVREVARDYGLLLVDLERVEALHGMEMISADFVHANSFGYIRIAAEVARQLAAQTGALIQHESLDFPDLALEKHRVFREMLHQFEAPAATIQEFVS; translated from the coding sequence ATGGCCTGGCAGCATTACGTGGCAATCGGCGATAGTCTGACCGCCGGGACGGGCGACCCGGTCCCCGGCATCGAGCACCTGAGCTGGTCTGACCGGCTGGCGGCGGCGCTCGGCCAGCTTCATCCCGGTTTCGAGTATCACAATCTCGCAGTTCGCGGCAAAACCACCGGCGACATGCTCGCCGAGCAGCTTCCGGCGGCGCTCGGCCTTCGCCCCGATCTGGTCAGTATTCTGGCCGGCGGCAACGATGTCCGCTCGCCATCCTGGACGCCGGAGCACTACCGCGCCAACCTCATCCGCCTGGTCGAACCCTTCATGGCCTTCGACACCACCCTCTTCCTGGTCGCCATGATCGACAACTGGGCATCGCTGCCCACCGGCATCCGCGAGCGCCAGCGTCCGCTGTATGACCGCATCGCGCAGGTCAACCAGGTTGTCCGCGAAGTCGCCCGTGACTACGGGCTGCTGCTCGTGGACCTCGAACGCGTCGAAGCCCTGCACGGCATGGAGATGATCAGCGCCGACTTCGTCCACGCCAACAGCTTCGGCTATATCCGGATCGCCGCCGAGGTAGCCCGCCAGCTTGCGGCCCAGACCGGCGCCCTCATCCAGCACGAGTCGCTCGACTTCCCTGACCTCGCGCTCGAGAAACATCGCGTCTTCCGCGAGATGCTCCACCAGTTCGAGGCTCCGGCGGCCACCATCCAGGAGTTCGTCAGCTAA
- a CDS encoding cysteine--tRNA ligase produces MGLSVYNVLGRQKVEFVPREAGHVGIYVCGPTVQDYSHLGHAKTYVSFDMVVRWLRKNYSVLYVQNITDVGHLLESGEDRILKKANQLAAKPWQIVEHYARHYFDDMDKLGVQRPDISPRAGAHVPEQIKMIETLLKKENAYVADGSVYFDVTSAPDYGKLSNRRIETQEAGSREAVRGEKRHPEDFALWKRADPEHIMRWDSPWGEGFPGWHIECSAMAKKYLGDTFDIHGGGVDNIFPHNESEIVQSECANEAEFANYWMLVGSLNVPDSFGIPTKMSKSLGNFVTIKDALAKYRPEVIRMFALNAHYSSPVTYSDESMRGAQGGWERLNNVAWFVRSRLAVAPAGSDGSGFVARLDQARAAFTDAMNDDFSAPQAIAVLQDLTRDVNTLLNSDTAVGLETLKAIDTLYTELAGDVLGVIAPQQAASADAGREAGLIELLIEMRNAARKAKNWAESDRIRNELAALGVVLEDRADGTVWKTQ; encoded by the coding sequence ATGGGTTTGTCGGTTTACAACGTTTTAGGGCGGCAGAAGGTCGAATTCGTCCCGCGGGAAGCGGGGCATGTCGGCATCTATGTCTGCGGCCCGACCGTTCAGGATTACTCGCACCTGGGGCATGCCAAGACCTATGTCTCGTTTGACATGGTGGTGCGCTGGCTGCGGAAGAACTACAGCGTACTCTACGTGCAGAACATCACGGATGTCGGCCACCTGCTGGAAAGCGGCGAAGACCGCATCCTCAAGAAGGCCAACCAACTGGCGGCCAAGCCGTGGCAGATCGTCGAGCACTATGCGCGGCATTATTTCGACGACATGGACAAGCTCGGCGTTCAGCGGCCGGACATTTCGCCGCGGGCAGGCGCGCATGTACCTGAGCAGATCAAGATGATCGAGACGCTGTTGAAGAAGGAGAACGCTTACGTCGCCGACGGCAGCGTGTACTTCGACGTGACGAGCGCCCCGGATTACGGCAAGCTCTCCAACCGGCGCATCGAGACGCAGGAGGCCGGTTCACGCGAGGCTGTACGCGGGGAGAAGCGGCATCCTGAGGACTTCGCGCTGTGGAAACGGGCCGACCCGGAGCACATCATGCGCTGGGACAGTCCGTGGGGCGAAGGCTTCCCCGGCTGGCACATCGAGTGCTCGGCGATGGCGAAGAAGTACCTGGGGGACACGTTCGACATCCACGGCGGCGGGGTTGATAACATTTTCCCGCACAACGAATCGGAAATCGTGCAGAGCGAATGCGCCAACGAGGCGGAATTTGCGAATTACTGGATGCTGGTCGGCAGCCTGAACGTGCCCGACTCGTTCGGTATCCCGACCAAAATGAGCAAGTCGCTGGGCAACTTCGTGACAATCAAGGACGCGCTGGCGAAGTACCGTCCGGAAGTGATCCGGATGTTCGCCCTGAACGCGCACTATTCAAGCCCGGTGACCTACAGCGACGAGTCGATGCGCGGGGCGCAGGGCGGCTGGGAACGGCTGAACAACGTGGCGTGGTTCGTCCGCAGCCGGCTGGCGGTGGCGCCGGCAGGATCTGACGGCAGCGGCTTCGTCGCGCGGCTGGACCAGGCGCGGGCGGCATTCACCGACGCGATGAACGACGACTTTTCGGCGCCGCAGGCTATCGCAGTGCTGCAGGACCTGACCCGTGACGTGAACACGCTGCTCAACAGCGATACAGCGGTAGGGCTCGAAACACTCAAGGCGATCGATACGCTGTATACTGAGCTGGCCGGGGATGTGCTGGGCGTTATCGCCCCACAGCAGGCGGCAAGCGCGGATGCGGGCCGCGAGGCCGGGCTGATCGAACTGCTGATCGAAATGCGCAACGCGGCGCGCAAAGCCAAGAACTGGGCGGAGTCGGACCGGATCCGCAACGAGCTGGCGGCGCTGGGCGTAGTGTTGGAAGACCGCGCCGACGGCACCGTCTGGAAAACCCAGTAA